Part of the Serinus canaria isolate serCan28SL12 chromosome 1, serCan2020, whole genome shotgun sequence genome is shown below.
ACATCTGAATCAGCTATCTGAATAGCTGCAGGCTGCACAACAAGTCTGTAAGCCATTACGTCCACATCATCTCTCACTTGGGCAATGCAATGGTACACACCTCCATCAGTGTAACTCACTGCTTTGATGATTAGTTGGCCACTACTGAGAATGGAAAACCTGCTGTCTTTCTCATTAAAAGGTGCCTGCAGTTTAGTTCCATCTGGAAAAAGCCACTGAATGGAGGGGCTCTCAGAGGCTTTcacactgcagctcagctgacaCTCTGACCCTTCCACCACActctgtgctgtccttgtgCTCTGATTTTGCTCTATCATTACCcagtttctctgctgcctgttgGTTTTGGTATGAATTGTTTGAGAAAACACGGTGAAAAAAGATAGCACCACTTTTTTCCCTGTACTCTGACGCCTGTTTAATTGGATATTTATAAGAGGCTGCATCACCCAGGAAGGCTCAGCCAGTATTTGAGCTTTTACACCTGTGTAGTAAAGAGCATCATATTCTGAGCCTTGCCTGTACTGATAGATTATTTTAGGCTCTTTTCTGAGCATAAGTTCCCTCTCTAGTTTAACAGGTACTTCACTGTAGTAAGCTATAAGCTTCCATAGTTTTTCATAGTTTTCTCGATTCATTGGACATTCAAAATCCAGTGCAATTGTGGCATTTATATCTATCTCCTGAGCCTGGATTTGATTCCACTGAATTTTGGTAGAGCCTGTTGGTTTTTCGATTTCACAGTTCAGGTGGACTATATTGCCATGCTCATCAGTCATATTTAGAGTAATGTTCCATGGCGAGGACTGAAGTTCTTTCAGAGGGAGTTCGTAACCGTCATCATCTTCCTCATTTTGAGTACTGCTATTTTGCCTCAGTAAGGACTGAATTACAGGCTTCCTACAGGAAATATCTCTCAAGTTTTGAATGTCTTCTTTCTGCAATTGTTTTGGGCTGCTGCACTTAGCACACAGCTGTCCCCCTTCATAGGCTTTGtcctttttgcattttaaaacacctgaaaaaaaaaaaggggggagaaagaaaataaaagggaaagcAAGAGATAAATAAGCTGAAAAACTGTTCTAGAGTTAGACAATTctcagaaatatgaaataaactTCATGAGGATTGCATTATGTCACATGACACCTAAGGCAAGACTTACAGAATGGCACCTCTTTGTTTTACAGCTGAATGGGCACCCAATTCTCAATCTGGCCATGATTTCTTCTGACTTTAGTGAGAGGATTGAATTCTCCATCCTTCTGAAATTTAGATTCACTGCCTCTGAATTAAGTGTGTAGAAACCGAAGTGTGCAGGGCAACATTTAAATCAGTAACAAACTACTCTGTGTCAAAAAGTCTACATTTGTAGTGACAGCCTAACTTGTGGATCTAATACAAAGAGGAGTGGGACctttcagctttcaaaaatatAGCATTTACCAGAGAAATGCTGGACTTCCTCATTAAATAATCcaggaagatttttattttttctctattgaTTAAGAACAGCACTAGCAGTACACAAAACTTTTTACTGTAGCTACCAAAATGGGCTGACTAGTTCTTGCACTTACAAGCTATttatcagcaggaaaaaatcaaTTGCCACTTCTTCCCTGACCTCTGAAACAACTGCAAGCTTtataataatacaaaaaaaggtaaaacagaGAAGGAGAGCTAGACTAGGAAATTAGTCTTGACTCCTCTCTTCTGTCAATGAAGACTGTTTTCTGCAAAGTAACAATGATATATTTATTACATAATTCTGCTCACTCAACTGTCAAATATACCTTAGGTATTCAGTTTGGAACCATatagtaaataaaatttatcaCACTTATTCTAAGAATAAGTATCACCCTGAAGACTAAGGGATCTTTGAAAGAATGAACAATATACCAATGGGTTATAAGGCAAAATGTTAGGAGAAAGGGAAATACACAACAAATTTTCAtgacattattttaattgaaaatatgtACTTTGCTAGtctgaaaaatcaattttcttgaaaaggtgttaaaaattaaatacatcttttatatatatgtatatatgcagTCTGTCATTTGCAGATTCAAACCGGATGTTTCAAAGATAAGGAGAAACTGGCCCACAATCAGCTTGGCAGTGGCTACACTAGTCTGAATAAATTTAATAACTCTTTCCAGACATAATTCCCAAAGAAGTTAATGTTATAATCATATGAAAAAATCTGTCATACATGAAAATGGCATGGATAAATTATTCGTCCCTTCAAAAATCACTACTGTTTTAGCATAAAGAGGTAACCTAACTGAATAAAAATGCTAGCAAGGCAACACTGCACTAAGGAAGGAATGTTCAGCTAATATATCATTATTATAACTTACAGTAAAACTTAAGTACACCCATTAGACATACACATACAATTTGAATCAAGAACAGAATGTAAGAATATTAAAATGTAAGCTAGtgaaatacagtatttcagTTAGGAAATACACTATTTCAGGACTCAAAAATCTGTTTAGTCAAGAAGACTTATAGTACTCATTCAAGCATCACACATTCCTAAAAAGCACTGTCCTACAGTCAAGTGCAAAATTGCAATGAATTACATATTTTAAGATGACAAGACCTACCATCATTCACCATATGTGCTCCAAAATCATTATATAAACCTTGGGACTCCATCACTTATTTGAGACATCTTCAGTTACAATTAAATACCAATTCCCTTTTAATAATTCAGCAGAAGCTCTGGTGTGACATCAGCTCTTCTGCTGCACTGAGATGCCCAAACTGAAAACTGACACTCAAACCCCTCCTCATTTAGTGGATTCCTGACACAGAAGCATTATAAAGCTCTCTTTCTTGCTTTTGAACACAATCAGAAGCATTCCAGCCTAGGCATTGTAATACTTTTCTAATCTCCAAGACTGAATGAAGATAAACAAgctattttataaaaaaaatacatggttgaaaataaatacattgcaAGCACTTGAAAATACTTAATACAGATTTGCTCCATCGTAAACAGAAGTTGTGGTCAATGAAGAAACACAGATGGACACAAAGAATGCATACTACAGCCTTAATGTTAATAGATTCAAAATTAGAGGACTTGACCAGGAATTTGGTAAActgatttccttccttccttggaCAAACAAGTTCAAATCCAATGTTACCACCTTCCATGAGAGGATGCAGtcagcagctttgctggctgAGGACAATTGGCAGCCCTTACCAAAGGTACACTGCTGTGCAAGAAAGTGCAGTAAAAATTTATAACCCCTTTCCAGTTATAAACTTCACTACCACTTCCGTCATCCCAAATGTAACAGCTAATTTCTTCACtgttaaatacatatttttatctAATGAAACAAATCTGCTTGctttttacagtgttttttaaatacacatatTTATTGAACAGCAACAGAATTTATACATCACGTAGGTAAAAATACTTAGGAAACAACAAAACTATCAACACAcagaacaggggaaaaaaaaaatcaacattagGAGTTCAATAAACACTGGTAGCCTATGCTCCTACCTCCAGAAACTTCATTCCATTCAAGGAGCCACTTCAAACTGCAGTCGCAGTCCCATGGGTTTCCATGAAGGTAAAGATTTTCCAGCAGCGGCATGCCTTGAAACATCCCAGCAGGCAAGGTCCTAAGAGCATTTTCAGATAGGTAGAGATGTCTTACTGTTGACAATTTGAAGTAATCAAGGACCATAAATGTTGAAAAGGTGTTGGGGTGAAGCTGCTGAAGCAAATTTCCTTCCAGGTGGACAAGTCTTAGAGAAGTTAAACCATTAAAAGCATTTGGATGAATAAACTCAATTCTGTTGTGGTCCATGTGCAGTCTCATTAAGCTTGAAAGGCCTTGGAGAGTTTGGCCAGTTATGGCTTTCAATTTATTGTAACTAATTTtgaaaacctaaacaaaaaacaaaaaaaaaaatcaattaaaaaaccaacagagattatttttaatatctacATCCAAATAGAATAGCAAtcaagcatttttttcaaatcttttgCACCATTGAATAATGATATGCTGGTCAGAGGTAGAATAAAACTGAGTGTTAGTTGGCATTCTCAAGTTAGGCATAGGCATAGTTAATAAATATCCAATGTATTTTGGGAGAAAGTGGTATGTTAATCCTAAAAAGGCATTATAAAGAAcaattagttttgttttctgttattcACTTAAGTTAGATTTGAAATTTAGGAAAACATGAGCATTACCTGCAGAGACACAAGATCTTTCAAAGCACCATTAGGAATATTCTGAATATCATTTCCATGTATCATGAGCAATTCCAATTTTGTAAGTCCTGCAAAGGAGTTTTCATATATAGACTGTATACTGTTGaacctgggggaaaaaaaatcacacatgCAGTTACAATTTATACACTGACTGTCAAGGACTGCAAATGTAAAATTAGTATAATCTAACTTTCAGGAAAAACTGGAGGGACTTTATTGCATTGTCAAAAGGCCAGGAGTTACTGAAAGACTCTTACAAGGCCCAAGCATACTTAGCTCATGTTTACACTATGATTTCTTTCAACTCACTTTGTGGCACTTTAGCCATAAATTAGGAGTAAAAGTAATAAATAGGCGTTCAAGTTCTAATAGTTGTCAGTATATTTTTCCATGCAGCTCAGTTTATAGAATGGAAATAAGTTAATGGCCTGTGGCCAAACCATGATGCTATGCAGCCTGGCAAACTAGACAAGCTGCAGTGTTGCCAAAGCAGCATTTAACAATAAATACACAGAGGTTTGGAGagtaaacattaaaaatggGTTATCTCCCAAACAGCACAAGAAGCAATAATTCACATCCTGCTTCACTTACTGTTACAATATGTAATTGGCTACATTAACTAAAAACATAAGATCTAGGAATTGACCTTCCAATTTCATCATTTGAGCCTTGAAACTCCTCTTCagtaagaaatacagaaaaatctaCTCTTTGAAAATTAATCAGTTTTGCTTTGGACAAGCAAATCAGGCTTTATTTGCCAGTTTGGAACAGTAACATTTGGTGGCCTAGCTCtatatttgtgtttttcatATGTATACAGAAAATTCAGTGTATTATCTAATCTAGGCATGAAAAGCCTTAAAACTAAGCATAGAATTTTAGACATTTTTCCAATTTCTCAGTATTTTCTAGAAAGCAAGGGAAGACACtgcatgaaattaaaatactttaaatacagagaaaatacttttgGATCTTCACCATGTTATCTATCTAAAgatcattaattttttaaaaatttataacGCCATATTGATATTTTTAGTCCTTCTGCTGATCCACTAAGGCTATAGCAGACATCttattcaaattatttatttcaaaatcagtccctgggaaaaaaatatgaatttgtctaaataaaattttttccagaataattACCagttagaaaaataatcttcaCCTTCTAAGTACATAGCACTTTAAGAAGCAATATGATAAAGGCACTCTTTCAAAGTGAAAGTGCAACAAAAGACAGTTAAGACTATTTCTTCCTAGGAAAGGACACAACCCAAAAGATGTCATTTGTAGTGATGAAATACAAAGGGAGGAAATGTTTTTTATGTTAACAGTATATCAAAATATGTACTTAACTAAAAAAACAGCCCAAATGCCTTAGTAACTTAGAAGCCcatttgccattttaaaaagcaatttaggGATCTGAGTACATAATTCTTTCATATAGCTTTTCTGAGCACAAGAGCATTTTGAGAATAAAATTAGGCTTTAGGTGGATAAAATATTGGTGGATAAAAATTTTAACTatagagaaacaaaaaaaaaccaccttaaCCAAGGTCACTATTGCCAGTTATTGCATGATCAGTTGCAGCTTAGGCTGCAGGCCTTGAGGTTGTCAGGGTGAGTTCATCATGGGTAGTGGGGCAGCCCTGACACCAAGCAGAAGAGGACTGTGACTCTTGCACTGTTCTGTGTCACACAATGACCCAACACAGTACTTTTGTGATATGAAGCCTACCAACAGTCCCTGCCTTCTTGTCTCAAAATCTGACAGATGTGAGCTAGCAATATCCTGGCAGAGGACAGTGAGTTGGAGTCTGAGCAATCTCTTCCCAAAATACGCTTATATTGCGCTTagttgcttaaaaaaacccacaactcCAAAGACAACGGATCAAATCTCTTTCCACTGTATTCATTTAAGACAGGCTATATCTCATTGTTCTTCAAAATGCTCTTGGGTTACATCATAGAATTTTACTCCaactgtatatttttttttttttttacatcaggTATAAAATTCCATATTCTGTAGAAATCTCATaacatatttaattaaatatctttttttatcCACTCTAAAAAACTAAACGTTCTATTTGGCAAAAAAGAACTCGCACAGTGGTATAAAGATTTGTTAGAAAATAATAGTAACtttcatttgaaacaaaaaggcaaagcTAATTCCTTCATGCCAGCAGCTGTAGTGTTTGAAATACAGCACTGATGGGTAAGAACCCATCTCTGCGATTCCACTTGAGAAGTACACACAGAGATCCTTTGCCCCAGCTGCGCGAAGCGTTCCAGGCGTCCGCACTAAGAGCACAAAACTGCCTGCCCCAAGCTGCCATACGAACCCGAAGTTGATCCTTTCCACATGTTTGGGGATTCGTGCCGGCACGGCTGCCAGGGAGCGGAAGGTGCAGTGGACCTCAGTGGGGAGGTAGCAGGcgcagggctggggacagcccagggcgCCCAgcggcagccccagccccagcagcagcaccacggACAGCGCTCCGGCCGCCGCCCGCTCCCCCATCTTGTTGCCCCTGCTCGCCTGGCTCTTTCTGTGTGTTGTGGGgtagggaggaagaaaagagagaagaaattattattttttaaaaattttatacaCTCTTTATATATTTCAAACCCTTTCTATATGTAGTGATTACCTGCATTGTCTAAAAAGTCTGTAGATAATCAAGGCCAAGTTCAGTTGGAAAGCCATTTTCTTTATTCCATGTCATTTTCTATTTCACTGTCAATTTTTCCTCCATTACTCACTTCTACTAAATAACTATTCTTAAAAAGTTATCTTATCTCCCTATGGTAATAATTTTTATAGGCTTATTCTGAACACCAAGAATAATACTCATCTCACAGAAAAACTAGAAAACTTTTAGGGATATATCTAGCTCAAGCAAATTGCCAGGGCTCCCTCTACAgtcaatgaaagaaaaacaaacaaacaggcCATAATCACTTGAAGATGAATCATAGCAGTTATGTACTTCATCAGATAACTAGAAATAGTACAAGTGAGCTTCATTACATCCCAAATTTGCAAACTCACTTCACCAAGTTGCCTAATTTTTAGACAGGCTATTAATATTGGGTAGGGTAAAATGTGGCTCAATTAATCTCATTCATAATAGATATGGGGAATGATTGAGATAGTAAGTGAAAGAAAGAATTGGTCAGCCATAGATCTAGACTCTGTCATCCTTTGCCATGGGTTGCTCTGTGATGTTGGATATACTCTAACACTGCAATCTAAACCAAACAGATATTATGATGAATCAGAAATTATAAAACTAGacaatttgtttaaaaatgtaagCACAGACCTCAGAGGAAAAGTTTATAGTATGTCCACTAATATTCAAGTTCTTATTTTTGGAACTGCACATCAAAATCTGAATGGCTGCAACCATGGAGAGTCATTTAAAGAAGCACAGGCAAGAAAACACAACTGTTATTGACCTTCAGCACTGgtaatttctgaaaatcaaatcGTTTATGTAATGTCTTATTACCACTTAAGCACCCTAACTCTGGACAAGTGAGTTTAAAACACTTCTATTCTTATTCCTACCAACAGAATAGTTTGAAAGTGTTTCGAATTAAAGTCATACAAGTACACAGGCTGGTATTAGTAACAGACATTTAATATTCCTGATTTTATGCAACACTGTGACAATGACAGAATTCACTTGTACCAGGTATTCTTAGTTCCATTAGTTGTTTGCTTGTAGTATAAAATCCAGATTTTCTCAGATCTGCAAGCAACAAgatgcacatttttttcctaagattaCCATGTGCAAACTATTACAGTTCAAAGGACAGGCTTGTTGGGATGAAGAGCTTTCCCAAATATCTGTGGTCAAGTTAGTGGGACGTTTAACATTCTTTACGAGACAAATAGCTTGTAATCTGTTTAAGAATTTTCAGGTGCTGTTTTCTTTACATTCTCCTTAATGAAAATTCCTTCTACAAAACACACCTACCCATTCAGATTCCTTTTGAGCCTTTCAGGACATGCTCACTGAGGTGAAGAGGAGGCTGCAGTGACttgtgaggggctggggaagggccGGCCGGCGGCACTCACCGTGCTCTGCCCGAGTCAGACGGAGGCACGGCCGAGCCCCGTTCCTCCGGGATGCGCCGGGATCCGCCGCAGCAGCTCGCACCGCACCGCACCGCACCGCCGCGCGGGGGCGCGCTCCGCCACCCCTCCGCCATTGGCTGCCTCCACCGCCCCGCGCCGCGTGCCGGCCAATGGGCTGCGGCCCCGCCCCGAGAGGCGGGGCGCGGGCGGAGCGCCGagcggcggcgctgcccgcACGGCGCCCGGCGGGGCGGTGGGAGGGCGCGGCCGGTGCTGTGCGGCCCGGGCCGTGCGCCAGCAGCGGCTGGGcggagggggctgcagggagccctaGTCCCCCTCGCCTCCGTGTTTCTTTCTGCCGTACCGGAGGACAGAATCTTCCCATTAAGGAAGAATGTCCCCGCCGGACCGGGCGATGGGAGCGCCCGGGCTGAGGGCGAGCGCCGACACACGGCGGCACCGGCTGCGGGACGCCCGACGGCCgccagcctgcagcccagccGCCTCCCCGCTCCCGCGCAGCCCTGCCGGGGAACCGCAAACCCAACCCGCCCCGCACCCGACCTCGCTCCGGCAGCGGAGGCGTGCGCCGCTCCTTACCTGCGGCTGGGCGAGGCGCCCTCGGCAGGCGCTGCCCACCGCTCCCGATGCTCCGGGCGGCTGCGGGCggccggcggcgcggggccggcggTCACCTGGACCCCGGCCTCCCCTCCGGCACCGGCTCGCCGAGCCTCATCGCTGCCTGCGGTGGCCCTCCTCGACGCCGACTTAGGACTCCTCATCACCCGTCATCCTTCGGGATCCGCCGCCGCGGCTGGCTCCCCCCGAACAAGCATAAGCGATGCGCGGCAGCCGGGCAAGCACCGCCGGGTACTGGTTTGGATTGACTGCTATTGTTTCCCAGCACTCCCCTTCTCCGGGTGCCCCACGACCCCGCCGAAAGTCGGTGCGCCGCAAGCCCTCAGCCCCGGCGGGAGCCCAGCGCGTCGCTCCGGGAGCTCCGTGGGCCAGCGGGCGGGCGGGCGATGCGGGCGGCTCCGCGCCGCCGGACGGGCTGCCTGGGCGCGCCGCTCTTCCCGCGGCGGCAGCGTctcgccgcccgccgccgcaTGGGGACCAGGGATGCGGGTGCCGGGGCGCCGCGCTCCGTCCGCCTCCCCGCGCCGGGCGCTGTGCAGGGGGAGGGCGCAGCGCAGCGGCTCCTCTTGCTGGGTGGGCGGCACCTCTGGGGAGGGGGCGGCTGCGGGCGGGCCAGGGGCGGGGGGTGGCTGAAATAGGCTCCGGAGCTGGCGGACAGGGGTCGCGGCAGTTGCGGTTTCGCGTGGGTTCGGGACCTGAAGCTTACGGAAAGTTTGTCTCTGGGACCTGGGTACATCCAGCCCTGTTGAAGCACTCGGACGTGCAGCTATGCATCTTGTGCGCTCGCACACACGTATACACACAGGAGTTCAGCACATAATCCCTAACTGGACCCACCAGTCTGGGTTTCTTTCTCCCCACAGTGATATGGTGATTAAGGACAcggtttagtggtgggcttggcagtgcagggttaatggttggactcgatgatcttgagATGTTTTCTGAACTTAAAGATTCTGTAGTTCTTTGATATAAGTCTCCCATcaaaacacaaagaacaaaCCTGACATTAATACTTAACTTCATACTGGCACAATTCTGCTGCAGAGACCTGTATCCTGTCTGTGTGTGGGAATTTGGTCTCTGCAATCATACTC
Proteins encoded:
- the LOC127059798 gene encoding translation initiation factor IF-2-like, coding for MRRDPPQQLAPHRTAPPRGGALRHPSAIGCLHRPAPRAGQWAAAPPREAGRGRSAERRRCPHGARRGGGRARPVLCGPGRAPAAAGRRGLQGALVPLASVFLSAVPEDRIFPLRKNVPAGPGDGSARAEGERRHTAAPAAGRPTAASLQPSRLPAPAQPCRGTANPTRPAPDLAPAAEACAAPYLRLGEAPSAGAAHRSRCSGRLRAAGGAGPAVTWTPASPPAPARRASSLPAVALLDADLGLLITRHPSGSAAAAGSPRTSISDARQPGKHRRVLVWIDCYCFPALPFSGCPTTPPKVGAPQALSPGGSPARRSGSSVGQRAGGRCGRLRAAGRAAWARRSSRGGSVSPPAAAWGPGMRVPGRRAPSASPRRALCRGRAQRSGSSCWVGGTSGEGAAAGGPGAGGG